Genomic segment of Paenibacillus polymyxa:
TACCCTCGTCGAAGCTTTCATGAGCAAGCATCCTCAAACCGAGCTAAAGCTGCTCACCGGTAAAACCCATGAAATCGTCGCCTTTGTACGTGACAAAAAAGCAGACGCCGGTATTGTCGGGTCTGCCATTCATGAAGCCGGACTGCGTTGCATTCCGCTATTTGATGATCATTTGGAGCTCGTTGTTCCCATTGGACATGAATTAACCGTCAAGACAGGAACGGCCTCGATGAAAGATCTGCAAGGATTGCCGATGATTATTTTCTCCAAAGGAACCTGGTACCGCAGTCTGACGGATGACTTGTTCCAGCGCAGCGGCATCATGCCGGATATCCGCATGGAAATCGACTCCTTCGAGGCAATTGTACGCCTGCTTCCAACCTGTAAGGCTTCTGCCTTGCTACCCAAATCCTATTTGCGGAGCGAACTATTACGGGATAATGGACTCACTGCATTATACTTGCCCGATTTGAAGGAGACACGCCGAACAACCTCCCTCATTTACTCGGAGACGACCGATCTCGGTCCGACAGCACGACGCTGGATTAGCGAGACACGTGCGTCGTTTGCAGGCTACCGTATGGTGTAGAGGGTTTAATCCTCTTCATTAACATTAACAACCTCATCCTCAAAGCGACCGATATTGTCATTCGAACCGATGATGACCATAATATCATCTGCTTTTAGCCGATCCATAGCCGTCGGTGCGATCAGGATACCGTTCGCCGTATGAAGCGCCACAACGCTACAACCAAAGCGGGTACGGGCATTTAGCTCTGCTAGCGTTTTGCCATTCAGACATGCAGGTACATTGAGTTCCACAATACTGTATTCCTTAGACAACTCCAAATAATCGAGCAAATTAGGCGTGACTAGCTGGTGAGCCACCCGGATACCCATATCCCGTTCTGGATAAATAATCCGGTCCACACCGAGCTTTTCTAACGCACGCCCGTGCAGCACAGATATGGCTTTGGCTACAACTTTTTTCACACCCAGCTCCTTCAGCAAAATGGCGGTGAGGATGCTTACCTGAATGTCATCACCAATAGCAACAATGCCACAATCGAAATTACGGATGCCCAGTGATCGCAACGAGTCTTCATCGGTAGCGTCCGCCACGACAGTATGTGTCAACATCTCACTCATACTGTCCACAACATCCTCATTCCGGTCAATGCCTAGCACCTCGCACCCCATATCCACCAATTGCAAAGCCAGGCTTGAGCCAAACCGCCCCAAGCCAATAACTACAAACTGCTGCGTTTTCATATCTACTCGAAAACTCCCTTATCTGAATCAATTTCATAAATGAGGATTTTGCACAAATCCCATAAGCGACTTCCAATGAAGAAGATATAGAACGAAATGGTTTAGTTCGTCTATATCTTGACTTCGAAGCGACTGGTATCGAATTTTGCAAAATCCTGAAATGATTAAACCAACGAAATGTATATGAAATGATTCATCCTATAATCATTTTGCCTTCCGGATGACGATACAATTCTTTACCCTTTTTCGGCCCCAGTGCATAAGCTAGCGTGAGTGGCCCCAGTCTACCTGCAAACATCGTCAGGGTAATCACCAGCTTGCCTATGACTGTTAAATCAGGTGTAAGCCCCATCGACAGCCCCACCGTACCAAACGCAGACACCGTCTCAAACAAGATCATCAGAAAATGATGATCTTCGGTTGCCGACAAAATCATGGTCACCCCGATCACGAACAGCAACCCCAGCAGTGTAATGGTCAAAGCCTTGTAAATTCGTCCCTGCGCAAGTCGGTACTTGAACAGCACAATATCTTCCCGCCCCCGCAGCATCGAAATCACTGCTCCAATGAGCAGGGCGAATGTTGTGGTCTTAATCCCGCCTCCAGTAGAGCCAGGGGAAGCCCCAATAAACATGAGTATGATGATAAAAAACTGCGTAGCCTGCCGCAAGCCTGCGATGTCCAGTGTATTGGCACCTGCGGTACGGGGAGTAACGGACTGGAATAAAGATCCCAGTAGCTTACCACCCCAATCAAGCGAGCCAAGAGTCTTTGGATTCGTAAACTCAAATACAAAAATCACGAGCGTGCCGACTACAATCATAGCGCCCGTCATGCTGAGTACCACCTTGGTATGCAAGGACAGTCTCTTGCGCTTGCGATATTCTGCCAGGTCTGACATCACTACAAAACCAATGCCGCCAGAAATAATTAGAAACATTGCGGTAAAATTAACAATCGGATCATATACATAACCTGTCAAGCTGCGAAATTCACCGAATAAATCAAAACCAGCATTGTTAAACATGGAGATGGCATGCCAGATTCCAAAATAAATCGCCCTGCCTACGGGCATATCAAAGGACCAGCGAACCGAGAATATCGTAGCGCATACGCCTTCAATAACCAGTGAGTACAGTAATACCTTACGGATTAATCCGACAATTCCCTCTACAGAAGTCTGATTCATCGCTTCCTGCAAAATGAGGCGCTCCCGCAAGGAAATCCGACGTTTGAACACCAGCGCGATCAAGGTAGCCATAGTCATAAAGCCGAGACCGCCAATCTGAATGAGTGCAGCGATGACGACTTGACCAAAGGTTGTGAAAAAGGTCCCTGTATCCTTAACGACAAGCCCTGTTACACACGTCGCGGACGCGGCAGTAAACAAAGCGTCTATAAACGCAAGTGGCTTTCCTGTTGTATTGGAGATCGGCAGCATTAACAATAAGCTACCTATTAGAATGATAATGGCAAAGCCCGCAACGAATATCTGCGGTGGAGAAAGCCGAAGCCAGCTTGCATTGGGATTCATCTATTCATCACTTCTCTCCTAATCCTTAAAACTATAAATCAGTGATTTAATACGGTGTAAGCTCGCTACGCGTTCCATTTGATCTTTCGATCGTCGTTGCCCCTGAATTTTTTGATTTTTCCAAACCTTAGTTAACTATAATTAGCATTCCCTGAATACAGGAAGAATGCATGTCAAGCACTACTCGGCCCCCTGTGCTATTGGCGGGCAGTAGCGAAGGGGGCAGAATTGTTCTGAAGAAGCGAAGCGTTTGCCTTTATCTCCGGATTTTAACCATTAAAGGGGGTATACAATAAAAAAATCCGGGAATAACAGCAATCGGAAGAATAATCTGCATCCGCAGCGGTCTAACCAATCCAAACACTTTTATACGCACAAAAAAAGACACCGGAAAACCGAGTGCCTGACTTGGTTCCTGCTCATAGCCTACGAGGTTAGCTGACGGATTCGGGCAGCACAGTATGCCCTATTTACACTTCCGATCCAGCAGGATCGGTTGTAAAATTCACCCCAGTAACATGGTTCCCCCGTTTTCCCATAGAAATTCGGCTCAACTGTATATCATTACCTATGTATTTCATAGGCATTGCCTCAAGATTATAATCCTTCTATATCCAGATCACAAAACCGATTTCGCCGAAAAAACGTGAAATTGGCTTTATTTTGCGAATGGGCATCGTTTAATCGCGGCTTATCTAATTTTATTGGAACTTTAAAGTGCTTTCACTCTATTTTCATGAATATCGCTTGTCTGTTGGCGGGAACCTGTGCAGTATGATATCTTTAATGGATGTTCTTATTTACAGATTAAGGAGGAAACTCATGAATCCTATCGGGAAACCGGTCGTGCTCACGGCCAACTTCAAAAAATTAGGCTTGCTGGGCGGGATTGGCCTGATTTGCTTTTTTATCTTTCAATTGCTTATTCCCTCGCTTAGCAATCCGAGTCCAGAATCAGTAATGAACGCAAAGGTCATCAGCAAACAAGAAGCGGTCATACACGCATTGGACTTCGCCCGCTCCGAGCTGGGCTATACTGAATCACAGCCTGAGGAGCCTGTCGTGACCTATCAGGCCGAAACAGATTTGTACGGTTATTTATCTAGAGAAAAACTACTTCAACAGTACGACCGTACATGGAAAAAAAGTTACCCTTACGAAACCTTTCGGGTCGATCTGCCTGAATCCTCAGCGAAGAGTAAACTGCAAATTCATGTGGATTTATCCACTGGCAAGGTCGTTAGCTTTAAACGGATCACCTTCAGCACCAATTACACACAGGCTGATATTTCTACGGATGAACAAGCACGTAACAGGCTTGTACGTGTGGCTGAGGACGGCATGACGCTCGAAGCCAAGGAGCAGGCGGCCGCAGTATGGGTCAAGCGCTTTGGCTTTAAGCCGTCGGATTTGAAGCTTGCGACCACTGAACAAGAAGGCGGATTAAAGTATACCGTAGACGATAAAAAAATCGGCGCCTCGGTACTTACACTGGCTTTTACTTTTGAAGACGGTGATGTTCGCTCCTTCACCCAAAGCTTTTCGGCCCCGTCGTCCTATACCGATTATATCGAAAAGCAAACATTTTGGGCGAATTTGATGACCTATGCGGGTTATGCCCTATTTAGCTTTGTACTGGGTGTACTTGCCATTGTGTATGCGTCACTCACCCGACGACATACTTCATTTGTACGCGGCATTGTTCTATCCGTTGTATACTTTATTGCTAGTATAGCTGGGACCATGAACATGCTGCCTTTATTGCAAGCAGAAGCAGGCGGTAAGGGCATGCTTATATTTCTTATGGTTTTCCAGATTGGTGTTACCTTTTTCATGGCTGTAGCGCTCTACTTCTCCTTGGTCGGCGGTGACGGGCTTATGCGTCAGGTTGGACTGAATGCATGGCCGCGTGCGAAAGAGCCGGGCTACGGGCTGTATGTGCTTCGCAGTATGTATGTTGGCTACTTGTGGGCCTTTATTTTGCTCGGGGTACAATCCATTTTGTTCTTTATACTGGAGCGCACATTTAATACATTCTCCACCACAGATGCCACGCAATCCCCTTATAATATGGCTTATCCATGGCTACTGCCGATTATGGCCTGGATGGCAGGTATTGGAGAAGAGACTGTCTACCGTCTGTTTGGTATTCCGATGGTCAAAAAAATAGTAAAAAACACTTTTGTTGCTTGTCTGATCACCACGCTGATTTGGGCACTGGGACATACACTTTATCCAATCTATCCGGTGATTTCCAGACCTATTGAGCTGACTTTTCTTGGTTTGCTGTTCAGTTTTGTGTTTCTGCGTTACGGCTTTATTGCCGCCATGTTCAGCCACGTTATTTTTGACAGCATTCTAATGGGACTTAGTGTGATGAGTCTGGGAGACACTGTGAATGTGAGCGCTGGTCTATTCTGGATCTTACTTCCAGCCATCGTGGGTTACATCATTTATTGGTTTAGTCCTAAAAAGCCAAATCGAATTATGTTTGAACCTATAAAAAAAGAGGAGCCGTATTCTACGACTCCTCCTCCCGAAGGGCAGCTATAATCTGACGCGCAAGCTTATCCCCAATAGAGAGAGGCCGGAAGTCTTCGACACTGGCCTCTCTTATTTTTTTGAGCGATCCAAAATGCTTAAGCAGTAACTTACGCCGTTTCTCGCCGATGCCTGGAATAGAGTCCAGCCGGGAAGTTACCATAGATTTGCCGCGTTGCTCGCGGTGGAACGTAATGGCAAAACGGTGAACCTCGTCCTGAATCCGTTGCAGCAGATAAAATTCTTCGCTATTGCGTGCAAGTGTCACGGCCTCAGAGGACTCTCCCACTAATAGTTGGGAAGTTCTATGTTTGGCATCCTTCACCAGACCACACACAGGAATGAACAAACCCAGCTCATTTTGCAATACATCGGTCGCCGCCTTAATTTGTCCACGTCCACCATCGACAACGATCAAGTCGGGACGTTCCAAATTTTCCTTAAGCACACGTTCATATCTACGTCGGATAACCTCACGCATTGTTTCATAATCATCGGGTCCCTGCACAGAACGGATTTTATATTTTCGATACTCCTTCTTGGCAGGCTTGCCATCAATAAACACGATCATGGCTGAGACTGGATCGGAACCCTGGATATTGGAGTTATCAAACGCCTCCACCCGGTGCAAGCTATCCAGTCCAATGGCACGTCCGAGATTGCTTGCAGCTTTGGATGTCCGTTCCTCATCCCGCTCGATCAGCTTAAACTTCTCATCCAAAGCAACACGTGCATTTTCCGTCGCCATGCCTGTCATTTGCTTTTTCAGTCCACGCTGTGGTACAAGTACCTTTACATCCAACCATTCAGCCAGAGCGAGAGCCGCCGTACTCGGGTCCTCCAGTCCACCGGATAGTTGGGTTTCTGTTTCCTTTACTCCGGTATCTTGGTCACCAACTTGGTCTTGATTTGTTGCTGCTGCATAAGTTGCCCGTTCTTCAGCCACCAGCAATGAGTCAGCAGAATGCTCTGTCTCCGTTTGTATCGCTTTCTCATCTGTCTGTCCGGTAGCATCGGTTGTAGCTGCACTGTGGAGTACAGTTTCTGCCGCAACCGGTTGATCGACATTGACCTGTTCTGCCTGCATCAGCTTAGGAGAATCCGGCAGCAATATTTCTTGCGGCACTGCCGGGTTGTCACTATAATATTGCGTCACATAGGACATAAAATCACTGTAAGCTTCACCGTAGAAAGGAAAAGTCGACATATGGCGCTCGATCATTTTACCTTTGCGGACATATAGGATTTGTACACACATCCAGCCCTTATCTACTGAAAAACCGAATACATCTCGATCCTTCGCATCCGATGTGGTGATTTTCTGCTTTTCCATCATCGCGTCGATGCTGATAATCTGATCTCGCAGCTCCTTGGCCCGCTCAAAGTACAATTCCTCTGCGGCCTCCTGCATTTTACGCTGAAGATCCTTTTTAATTTCCTCATGTCCCCCGCTCAAAAAGGAACCAATCTCCTGACCAATCTGGTCATACGTTTCCTTCTCGACCTCTTTCACACAAGGCCCCAAACATTGATGCATGTGATAATACAGGCACACTTCCTTGGGCATTACACCACACTTGCGTAACGGATACATACGATCCAGCAGCTTCTTCGTCTGATGTGCCGCGTAGGAATTGGGGTATGGTCCAAAATATTTTGCTTTATCTTTCAGAACGCGACGGGTCACCTCCAGCTTGGGGTGTGCCTCGTTCGTAATTTTCAAATACGGAAAGGTTTTATCATCCTTCAATAGCACGTTATAACGCGGCTGGTACTTTTTAATGAGGTTGCACTCCAGAATGAGCGCCTCCATATTACTGCCTGTAACGATATATTCAAAATCACGGATATCGGAAACCAGTCGCTGCGTCTTGCCGTTATGGCTACCTGTAAAATAGGAACGGACCCGGTTTTTCAACACTTTGGCCTTGCCGACATAAATAATGGTGCCTTCGCTATTCTTCATCAGGTAACAGCCTGATGCATCCGGCAGTAACGCTAATTTGTGCCGTATGTTCTCCAGCGCCTTCTCCTGATTCTGCAAGTCCTCCGCATAAGGTTTCATTCGCCCGGTTCCTCCTTCCATTCTTAATGATTACTCAACTAACTATTTATAATATATAGGAATAATACACAA
This window contains:
- a CDS encoding LysR family transcriptional regulator; amino-acid sequence: MFEDLNAFAVIVEQSSLNKASKLLNLSQPALSRKIAKLEEELGVNLFDRRGKRLEITSTGRFVYTFALEQRQRQLRFLQKLSQHKNEAQSMLTLGASLTTLQTTLPTLVEAFMSKHPQTELKLLTGKTHEIVAFVRDKKADAGIVGSAIHEAGLRCIPLFDDHLELVVPIGHELTVKTGTASMKDLQGLPMIIFSKGTWYRSLTDDLFQRSGIMPDIRMEIDSFEAIVRLLPTCKASALLPKSYLRSELLRDNGLTALYLPDLKETRRTTSLIYSETTDLGPTARRWISETRASFAGYRMV
- a CDS encoding potassium channel family protein; the protein is MKTQQFVVIGLGRFGSSLALQLVDMGCEVLGIDRNEDVVDSMSEMLTHTVVADATDEDSLRSLGIRNFDCGIVAIGDDIQVSILTAILLKELGVKKVVAKAISVLHGRALEKLGVDRIIYPERDMGIRVAHQLVTPNLLDYLELSKEYSIVELNVPACLNGKTLAELNARTRFGCSVVALHTANGILIAPTAMDRLKADDIMVIIGSNDNIGRFEDEVVNVNEED
- a CDS encoding TrkH family potassium uptake protein — protein: MNPNASWLRLSPPQIFVAGFAIIILIGSLLLMLPISNTTGKPLAFIDALFTAASATCVTGLVVKDTGTFFTTFGQVVIAALIQIGGLGFMTMATLIALVFKRRISLRERLILQEAMNQTSVEGIVGLIRKVLLYSLVIEGVCATIFSVRWSFDMPVGRAIYFGIWHAISMFNNAGFDLFGEFRSLTGYVYDPIVNFTAMFLIISGGIGFVVMSDLAEYRKRKRLSLHTKVVLSMTGAMIVVGTLVIFVFEFTNPKTLGSLDWGGKLLGSLFQSVTPRTAGANTLDIAGLRQATQFFIIILMFIGASPGSTGGGIKTTTFALLIGAVISMLRGREDIVLFKYRLAQGRIYKALTITLLGLLFVIGVTMILSATEDHHFLMILFETVSAFGTVGLSMGLTPDLTVIGKLVITLTMFAGRLGPLTLAYALGPKKGKELYRHPEGKMIIG
- a CDS encoding CPBP family intramembrane glutamic endopeptidase, with the translated sequence MNPIGKPVVLTANFKKLGLLGGIGLICFFIFQLLIPSLSNPSPESVMNAKVISKQEAVIHALDFARSELGYTESQPEEPVVTYQAETDLYGYLSREKLLQQYDRTWKKSYPYETFRVDLPESSAKSKLQIHVDLSTGKVVSFKRITFSTNYTQADISTDEQARNRLVRVAEDGMTLEAKEQAAAVWVKRFGFKPSDLKLATTEQEGGLKYTVDDKKIGASVLTLAFTFEDGDVRSFTQSFSAPSSYTDYIEKQTFWANLMTYAGYALFSFVLGVLAIVYASLTRRHTSFVRGIVLSVVYFIASIAGTMNMLPLLQAEAGGKGMLIFLMVFQIGVTFFMAVALYFSLVGGDGLMRQVGLNAWPRAKEPGYGLYVLRSMYVGYLWAFILLGVQSILFFILERTFNTFSTTDATQSPYNMAYPWLLPIMAWMAGIGEETVYRLFGIPMVKKIVKNTFVACLITTLIWALGHTLYPIYPVISRPIELTFLGLLFSFVFLRYGFIAAMFSHVIFDSILMGLSVMSLGDTVNVSAGLFWILLPAIVGYIIYWFSPKKPNRIMFEPIKKEEPYSTTPPPEGQL
- the uvrC gene encoding excinuclease ABC subunit UvrC — protein: MKPYAEDLQNQEKALENIRHKLALLPDASGCYLMKNSEGTIIYVGKAKVLKNRVRSYFTGSHNGKTQRLVSDIRDFEYIVTGSNMEALILECNLIKKYQPRYNVLLKDDKTFPYLKITNEAHPKLEVTRRVLKDKAKYFGPYPNSYAAHQTKKLLDRMYPLRKCGVMPKEVCLYYHMHQCLGPCVKEVEKETYDQIGQEIGSFLSGGHEEIKKDLQRKMQEAAEELYFERAKELRDQIISIDAMMEKQKITTSDAKDRDVFGFSVDKGWMCVQILYVRKGKMIERHMSTFPFYGEAYSDFMSYVTQYYSDNPAVPQEILLPDSPKLMQAEQVNVDQPVAAETVLHSAATTDATGQTDEKAIQTETEHSADSLLVAEERATYAAATNQDQVGDQDTGVKETETQLSGGLEDPSTAALALAEWLDVKVLVPQRGLKKQMTGMATENARVALDEKFKLIERDEERTSKAASNLGRAIGLDSLHRVEAFDNSNIQGSDPVSAMIVFIDGKPAKKEYRKYKIRSVQGPDDYETMREVIRRRYERVLKENLERPDLIVVDGGRGQIKAATDVLQNELGLFIPVCGLVKDAKHRTSQLLVGESSEAVTLARNSEEFYLLQRIQDEVHRFAITFHREQRGKSMVTSRLDSIPGIGEKRRKLLLKHFGSLKKIREASVEDFRPLSIGDKLARQIIAALREEES